The following are encoded in a window of Diorhabda sublineata isolate icDioSubl1.1 chromosome 3, icDioSubl1.1, whole genome shotgun sequence genomic DNA:
- the LOC130441079 gene encoding protein nervous wreck, translating into MQPPPRKGNYAKFLKNLHSEQINKLILKNQHECDLLEDIRTFIIKRSAIEKSYSEALLKISSAYLNKKIPNIPDIKLEGGEEKWNMWNVWRTVLEENEKLARARLAAVEIFQQQIADDAKILRAHKLQTAKKCVDQLALVQKELQLCVQDVDKTKKLYFDEEHGAHEVRDKARDIEEKLKKKKGSFFQSITSLQKNSAKVSSKRDQLEEKSTGARNDYLLCLAAANAHQNRYFVVDLQLCMTTMESGVYDKVAEYLSLMGRTELLTCSAMQNSFSTIRDQAKQLTRDYNLQCCYLYYPVLKQHIHYEFDPCDNDPVDQITADHDSSAATLSKEARRWATKIARENNNVRESVRKLQLYHALKESGQKVDPNDPNGHDLETKIEEMKQAIRRAETSKAKAEARIECLRAGGVNVDEWLQEAETLNVQDIQRSTSSLSDHPSSDSFYDSDFAEGEPTSGPIETRVEMESKDEERRESQSDHYEAAEVDVMLEQERQRIEQLTAGWDDPIQVDWGTEENVEEGEGFVRQEKTPSVPLLKCTALYSYTAQNPDELTIVENEQLEVVGEGDGDGWLRARNYRGEEGYVPQNYLDIEREQSVTTPGLQTQISFSSVDYTVDNEEENAQQATETTQSPEQISVISIPQKTPDGSIPEYCIALYDYEGEGGEELTFEEGQIIKILSKCAHSIDDGWWQGELDGHIGNFPSLVVEECDEYGEPLINQWDETPPPSAPPIFTPPNVPDYLPDNEEGDEVTISSPPLQPPPAPPVEKLDETINENGELYENETVEEEGDAVEAKSSTKSCKKNFAMSLSRDQQYQYGSQFNESSDTPVPTIDVPTVEIFDENSQEVCQDEGQTDSDYGLCAAQIVITAATPMIEEAATPFPPPEESTDNHKDETEEPTPIPEEESDGSKQATQNPLSDEINSRQEAIEDMEEVFDDHHADTPFVVSSSTGSDGETTGPSTAENSVSQAPPIDTEPKQVVGGRASIPDELEPHQLARLQDLKESNA; encoded by the exons ATGCAGCCGCCACCAAGAAAG gGCAATTACGCGAAATTTTTGAAGAATCTCCACTCGGAACAAATCAACAAACTGATTTTAAAGAATCAACACGAGTGCGATCTATTGGAAGATATtagaacatttattataaaaagatcGGCAATAGAAAAGTCCTATTCGGAA gCACTACTTAAAATATCGTCAgcttatttgaataaaaagattCCTAATATTCCTGATATAAAATTAGAGGGGGGAGAGGAAAAATG GAATATGTGGAACGTATGGAGAACCGTGTTGGAGGAAAACGAGAAATTAGCGAGAGCAAGACTGGCGGCCGTCGAAATATTCCAGCAACAAATTGCTGACGATGCCAAAATACTCCGGGCGCATAAATTACAAACAGCGAAAAAG TGTGTGGATCAATTAGCGCTGGTACAAAAAGAATTACAATTGTGTGTACAGGATGTagataaaacgaaaaaattatatttcgatGAAGAACATGGAGCTCATGAAGTTAGAGATAAAGCTAGGGACATTGAAGAGAA actcaaaaagaaaaaaggttCATTTTTCCAGTCAATCACCTCATTACAGAAGAATAGCGCTAAGGTATCTTCAAAACGGGATCAGCTGGAAGAAAAGTCAACAGGAGCAAGGAACGATTACCTTTTGTGCCTCGCTGCCGCAAACGCACACCAAAACAG atatTTCGTAGTTGACCTTCAACTCTGCATGACAACAATGGAGAGCGGAGTTTACGATAAAGTTGCTGAATATTTGTCATTGATGGGTCGAACTGAACTATTAACATGTTCAGCTATGCAGAATTCGTTCAG TACTATCCGTGACCAAGCTAAGCAACTTACTCGCGACTACAATCTCCAATGCTGTTATCTGTATTATCCCGTATTAAAGCAGCATATACACTACGAATTCGATCCGTGTGACAATGATCCTGTGGATCAAATAACCGCCGATCACGATTCGTCAGCGGCGACTTTAAGTAAAGAAGCGCGTCGATGGGCCACTAAAATAGCCAGAGAAAATAATAACGTAAGAGAAAGCGTTAGAAAGCTGCAGTTATATCACGCCCTTAAAGAGTCGGGACAGaag gtAGATCCAAATGATCCGAACGGTCATGATTTGGAAacgaaaatagaagaaatgaagcAAGCCATTAGACGAGCTGAAACTTCCAAAGCAAAAGCAGAGGCGAGAATCGAATGTTTACGAGCAGGTGGCGTCAACGTCGATGAATGGTTACAAGAAGCGGAAACTCTGAACGTACAAGATATTCAAAGATCTACTAGTTCGTTATCG gACCATCCTAGTTCGGATTCTTTCTACGATAGCGATTTTGCTGAGGGCGAACCGACGTCAGGTCCGATAGAAACAAGAGTGGAAATGGAAAGTAAAGACGAAGAACGGAGGGAGAGCCAGTCGGATCATTACGAAGCCGCTGAAGTCGACG TCATGCTAGAGCAGGAACGACAAAGAATAGAACAGTTGACTGCTGGATGGGATGACCCGATTCAGGTTGATTGGGGTACTGAGGAAAACGTCGAGGAGGGCGAAGGATTTGTCAGGCAGGAAAAAACTCCTTCAGTGCCGTTGCTCAAGTGTACCGCTTTGTATTCCTATACG GCTCAAAATCCAGACGAACTGACAATCGTTGAAAATGAGCAGCTGGAAGTTGTAGGTGAAGGAGATGGTGATGGTTGGTTGAGGGCAAGAAATTATAGAGGGGAAGAAGGTTATGTCCCGCAAAATTACTTAGATATAG aacGTGAACAATCAGTTACCACTCCCGGTCTACAAACGCAAATATCCTTTTCTTCCGTTGATTACAcagttgataacgaagaagagAATGCACAACAGGCAACTGAAACCACTCAGTCTCCCGAACAAATTTCGGTTATATCTATACCACAAAAAACTCCGGACGGATCTATACCTGAATATTGTATAGCATTGTATGATTACGAAGGTGAAG GTGGTGAAGAATTAACCTTCGAAGAAggtcaaataataaaaatattgagtaaatGTGCTCACAGTATAGACGACGGATGGTGGCAAGGTGAATTGGACGGTCACATAGGAAACTTCCCTTCTTTAGTGGTAGAAGAATGCGACGAATACGGAGAACCGCTTATTAACCAATGGGATGAAACACCTCCGCCTTCAGCTCCACCTATTTTCACTCCACCAAACGTGCCCGATTATTTACCAGACAATGAGGAAG GCGACGAAGTGACGATATCTTCACCACCTCTCCAGCCTCCTCCAGCTCCGCCTGTAGAAAAACTAGACGAAACAATCAACGAAAACGGTGAATTATACGAAAACGAAACCGTCGAGGAGGAGGGAGACGCAGTAGAAGCAAAAAGCTCTACTAAATCGTGTAAAAAAAACTTTGCAATGTCGCTGTCTCGGGACCAACAATACCAATACGGAAGTCAATTTAACGAATCGTCCGACACTCCTGTACCGA CGATTGACGTGCCTACGGTTGAAATTTTTGACGAG AATTCCCAAGAGGTATGCCAGGACGAAGGACAAACTGATAGCGATTATGGTTTGTGTGCAGCCCAAATCGTCATAACGGCTGCTACTCCTATGATCGAAGAGGCTGCCACTCCCTTCCCACCTCCAGAAGAATCGACAGATAACCACAAAGATGAGACTGAAGAACCAACGCCGATTCCGGAAGAAGAATCGGACGGATCGAAGCAAGCCACGCAAAATCCATTGTCTGATGAAATAAATTCACGACAAGAAGCAATAGAAGATATGGAGGAGGTGTTCGACGACCACCATGCCGACACTCCTTTTGTT